One window from the genome of Oryctolagus cuniculus chromosome 1, mOryCun1.1, whole genome shotgun sequence encodes:
- the PLAAT5 gene encoding phospholipase A and acyltransferase 5 isoform X2, which yields MGLSPAARAEYGLPFHRVPASRPKPVSRTSSSEPDDHQPAPGRSAEPQSEESVGCEALVQLLPRQPQQDTLEETTVQQGEKPAVSVETTSSQKRAELNPTPKAESEGRLTKQAAEGKARPRPGDLIEIFRIGYEHWAIYVENDCVVHLAPPSEEFEAGSITSVFSNRAVVKYSRLEDVLHGCSWKVNNKLDRTYLPLPVDKIIQRTKQMVNKTVQYSLIEGNCEHFVNDLRYGVARSQQVEHALMEGAKAAGAVISAVVDSMRPKAVIA from the exons ATGGGCCTGAGCCCCGCCGCCAGGGCCGAGTACGGGCTCCCCTTCCACAGGGTCCCAGCTTCCCGCCCCAAGCCCGTCTCGAGAACCTCCAGCTCGGAGCCCGATGACCACCAGCCTGCTCCTGGACGTTCAGCCGAGCCCCAGTCAG AAGAATCCGTGGGATGCGAGGCGTTGGTCCAGCTcctgcccaggcagccccagcaggACACCTTGGAAGAGACGACAGTCCAGCAGGG GGAGAAGCCTGCAGTCAGTGTGGAGACCACATCGAGCCAGAAGAGAGCAGAGCTGAATCCAACACCCAAAGCTGAGAGCGAGGGCAGGTTAACCAAGCAAGCAGCCGAG GGCAAAGCAAGACCCAGACCTGGAGACCTGATTGAGATTTTCCGAATTGGCTACGAGCACTGGGCCATCTACGTGGAGAATGACTGTGTGGTCCATCTGGCCCCACCGA GTGAGGAGTTTGAGGCTGGCAGCATCACTTCTGTGTTCAGCAACCGGGCCGTGGTGAAATACAGTCGTCTGGAGGACGTGCTGCACGGCTGCTCCTGGAAGGTCAACAACAAGCTGGACAGGACGTACCTGCCCCTGCCCGTGGACAAGATCATCCAGCGCACGAAGCAGATGGTCAACAAGACAGTGCAGTACAGCCTGATCGAGGGCAACTGCGAGCACTTCGTCAACGACCTCCGCTACGGcgtggccaggagccagcag GTTGAACACGCACTGATGGAAGGAGCGAAGGCTGCAGGCGCGGTGATCTCAGCTGTGGTGGATAGCATGAGGCCCAAAGCAGTGATCGCTTGA
- the PLAAT5 gene encoding phospholipase A and acyltransferase 5 isoform X1, with product MGLSPAARAEYGLPFHRVPASRPKPVSRTSSSEPDDHQPAPGRSAEPQSEESVGCEALVQLLPRQPQQDTLEETTVQQGEKPAVSVETTSSQKRAELNPTPKAESEGRLTKQAAEGKARPRPGDLIEIFRIGYEHWAIYVENDCVVHLAPPSKGEEFEAGSITSVFSNRAVVKYSRLEDVLHGCSWKVNNKLDRTYLPLPVDKIIQRTKQMVNKTVQYSLIEGNCEHFVNDLRYGVARSQQVEHALMEGAKAAGAVISAVVDSMRPKAVIA from the exons ATGGGCCTGAGCCCCGCCGCCAGGGCCGAGTACGGGCTCCCCTTCCACAGGGTCCCAGCTTCCCGCCCCAAGCCCGTCTCGAGAACCTCCAGCTCGGAGCCCGATGACCACCAGCCTGCTCCTGGACGTTCAGCCGAGCCCCAGTCAG AAGAATCCGTGGGATGCGAGGCGTTGGTCCAGCTcctgcccaggcagccccagcaggACACCTTGGAAGAGACGACAGTCCAGCAGGG GGAGAAGCCTGCAGTCAGTGTGGAGACCACATCGAGCCAGAAGAGAGCAGAGCTGAATCCAACACCCAAAGCTGAGAGCGAGGGCAGGTTAACCAAGCAAGCAGCCGAG GGCAAAGCAAGACCCAGACCTGGAGACCTGATTGAGATTTTCCGAATTGGCTACGAGCACTGGGCCATCTACGTGGAGAATGACTGTGTGGTCCATCTGGCCCCACCGAGTAAGG GTGAGGAGTTTGAGGCTGGCAGCATCACTTCTGTGTTCAGCAACCGGGCCGTGGTGAAATACAGTCGTCTGGAGGACGTGCTGCACGGCTGCTCCTGGAAGGTCAACAACAAGCTGGACAGGACGTACCTGCCCCTGCCCGTGGACAAGATCATCCAGCGCACGAAGCAGATGGTCAACAAGACAGTGCAGTACAGCCTGATCGAGGGCAACTGCGAGCACTTCGTCAACGACCTCCGCTACGGcgtggccaggagccagcag GTTGAACACGCACTGATGGAAGGAGCGAAGGCTGCAGGCGCGGTGATCTCAGCTGTGGTGGATAGCATGAGGCCCAAAGCAGTGATCGCTTGA